The window CTGGGAAAGGAAAGGCGTGATCCAGGGCTGAAACTCGGCGCCATCCAGGGAGAATCGTGCGACAATCTCCGCGCATCCTTCCGTCAATCGAGGAGCGAACCATGACCAGCTCCACCCCTGCCGCCCAGCCCGCTTGGATGACCTGGACGGGGCGCGTCTTCAGCGCCCTGCCCGTGCTGATGATCCTGATGGGTCCCGCCATGATGTTCTTCGCCCGCGGGCAGATGGTCCAGGGCATGGTCAAGTTCGGCTGGCAG is drawn from Terriglobales bacterium and contains these coding sequences:
- a CDS encoding DoxX family protein, with the translated sequence MTSSTPAAQPAWMTWTGRVFSALPVLMILMGPAMMFFARGQMVQGMVKFGWQESALHTMIVLEVLSALLYAIPRTAVLGAILMTGYFGGAIAT